A portion of the Neorhodopirellula lusitana genome contains these proteins:
- a CDS encoding peptidylprolyl isomerase: MKVATFETNRGTIKVELFAEKTPKTVGNFETLCEKKYYDGLKFHRVIPDFMIQGGCPLGTGTGGPGYQFEDEFDPELRHDGPGVLSMANAGPNTNGSQFFITHTATPHLNDRHSVFGKVIEGQDVVDSIEKGDEMTTVRVTEE, from the coding sequence ATGAAAGTTGCCACCTTCGAAACCAATCGCGGCACCATCAAAGTCGAACTCTTCGCTGAAAAGACGCCTAAAACCGTGGGCAACTTTGAAACGCTTTGCGAAAAGAAGTACTACGATGGCTTGAAGTTTCATCGCGTGATCCCTGATTTCATGATCCAGGGCGGGTGCCCTCTGGGAACCGGCACGGGTGGCCCAGGCTACCAATTCGAGGACGAGTTTGATCCTGAATTGCGGCACGACGGCCCAGGCGTTCTGTCGATGGCCAACGCGGGACCGAACACCAACGGCTCGCAGTTCTTCATCACCCACACCGCGACGCCTCACTTGAACGATCGTCACAGCGTCTTTGGTAAAGTCATCGAAGGCCAAGACGTGGTCGATTCGATCGAAAAGGGCGACGAAATGACCACCGTCCGCGTTACCGAGGAGTAA
- the mnmA gene encoding tRNA 2-thiouridine(34) synthase MnmA, translating into MSRVVLAMSGGVDSSVAAHLLTQAGHDVIGVFMRHGEASASACRIDSDEENNANPLNLPVLGNMSGSASAGKRADHKQGCCSATDAADARRVAMSMDIPFYSLDLQEDFRRIVDYFVDDYLAARTPNPCVKCNHWIKFGKLFDYADGVDADFVATGHYARMVVQGGQRELHRGLDGHKDQSYALFGIGRERLSRMMLPVGDFEKPKIREIAASIGLGVSEKKDSQEICFVTQGHHSDFVKSRRPEMVGATAGAIVLSTGEVVGEHNGYEAFTVGQRKGLGVALGTPHFVIRIEPTTKRVVLGSAEELLAPGLLADQTNWLIDPAEMPEKVRVQFRYNGQPHAARIEFSGQDWSTFRVHFDQPQSAISPGQAAVVYDDERVLGGGWIVAATEA; encoded by the coding sequence ATGTCCCGTGTCGTTCTCGCGATGAGTGGAGGCGTTGATTCCAGCGTCGCGGCCCACCTGTTAACCCAAGCGGGGCATGATGTCATCGGCGTCTTCATGCGGCACGGTGAGGCGTCTGCGTCGGCTTGCCGAATTGATTCGGATGAGGAAAACAACGCGAATCCGCTGAACCTGCCGGTGTTGGGCAACATGTCAGGGTCGGCTTCCGCGGGTAAGCGAGCGGACCACAAGCAGGGGTGCTGCAGTGCGACCGATGCGGCTGATGCTCGGCGCGTGGCAATGTCGATGGACATCCCGTTTTACTCGTTGGACCTGCAAGAGGATTTTCGGCGGATCGTGGACTATTTCGTGGACGATTACCTCGCCGCGCGAACTCCGAACCCGTGTGTGAAGTGCAACCACTGGATTAAGTTTGGCAAGCTGTTTGACTACGCCGATGGCGTTGACGCCGATTTCGTGGCGACGGGGCACTACGCTCGGATGGTGGTCCAAGGTGGTCAGCGGGAACTGCATCGTGGTTTGGACGGGCATAAGGATCAGTCCTATGCGTTGTTTGGAATCGGGCGAGAACGTTTGTCGCGGATGATGTTGCCAGTGGGCGATTTCGAAAAGCCAAAGATCCGCGAAATTGCCGCTTCAATCGGTCTGGGGGTCTCGGAAAAGAAGGACAGTCAGGAGATCTGTTTTGTCACCCAAGGACACCACAGTGATTTTGTGAAATCGCGTCGCCCGGAGATGGTGGGTGCAACGGCGGGGGCCATTGTTTTGTCGACCGGTGAAGTGGTTGGCGAGCATAATGGGTACGAGGCGTTCACCGTTGGGCAGCGAAAAGGACTGGGCGTCGCCCTGGGGACACCGCATTTTGTGATTCGGATTGAGCCGACGACTAAGCGAGTTGTGTTGGGGAGTGCCGAGGAACTGTTGGCGCCAGGGTTGTTGGCGGATCAGACGAATTGGCTGATCGATCCGGCTGAAATGCCTGAAAAAGTGCGAGTGCAGTTTCGCTACAATGGTCAGCCGCATGCCGCTCGCATCGAGTTCAGTGGGCAGGATTGGTCGACGTTTCGAGTGCATTTTGATCAGCCTCAATCAGCCATTTCACCTGGCCAAGCTGCGGTCGTGTACGACGATGAGCGGGTGCTGGGCGGCGGTTGGATTGTGGCGGCGACAGAGGCGTAG
- the prfB gene encoding peptide chain release factor 2 (programmed frameshift), translating into MDAELVNRSKSIQARLKQLQDSLDHAGKLTAIKSIEDQMAAPDFWDNSEKAQTVVMQLKGLKGIVGPMDDLVQSAEDLEALFEMAEEDASIEGEVRSEITRLETVLDDLELKALLNGPNDGAGAIVTINARDGGTDANDWADMMLRMYSAWAVGQDYKIELLDRQENEEAGINHASIAVRGPMAYGYLKGEEGMHRLVRISPFNSEGKRQTSFAAVSVSPEIDDSIEINIEKKDVREDTYRAGGAGGQHVNKTDSAVRLTHIPTNTVVQCQNERSQHQNRDTAWKMLRAKMARIEEERREAEDASKYATQARTGFGSQIRNYFLHPDQRVKDSRTGHYVGNFESVINGSELQGFFDAFLRLKAGKTEAIADE; encoded by the exons ATGGACGCAGAACTGGTCAATCGCAGCAAATCGATCCAAGCTCGCCTGAAACAACTACAGGACTCTCTT GACCACGCTGGCAAACTGACGGCAATTAAGTCGATCGAAGACCAAATGGCCGCCCCAGATTTCTGGGACAACAGCGAAAAAGCCCAAACCGTTGTCATGCAACTGAAGGGACTCAAGGGCATCGTTGGCCCCATGGACGACCTCGTCCAATCCGCCGAGGACCTCGAAGCCCTTTTTGAGATGGCCGAAGAAGACGCCTCAATCGAGGGCGAAGTTCGCAGCGAAATCACGCGACTCGAAACGGTTCTCGACGACCTCGAACTCAAAGCGTTGCTCAATGGCCCCAATGATGGTGCCGGGGCAATTGTCACGATCAACGCGCGCGATGGCGGCACCGACGCCAATGACTGGGCCGACATGATGTTGCGGATGTACTCCGCCTGGGCAGTTGGCCAGGATTACAAAATTGAGTTGCTCGATCGTCAAGAAAACGAAGAAGCCGGCATCAACCACGCCTCCATCGCTGTCCGTGGCCCCATGGCTTACGGCTACCTGAAGGGCGAAGAAGGCATGCACCGTCTGGTTCGAATCAGCCCGTTCAATAGCGAAGGCAAACGCCAAACCAGTTTCGCCGCCGTCAGTGTTTCGCCCGAGATCGATGACTCCATCGAAATCAATATCGAAAAGAAAGACGTTCGCGAGGACACCTACCGTGCCGGTGGTGCCGGTGGACAACACGTCAACAAAACCGACAGTGCCGTTCGCCTGACCCACATCCCGACCAACACCGTTGTGCAGTGCCAAAACGAGCGCAGCCAACACCAAAACCGGGACACCGCTTGGAAAATGTTACGGGCCAAGATGGCACGAATTGAAGAAGAACGCCGTGAGGCCGAAGACGCATCCAAGTACGCCACCCAAGCGCGTACGGGATTCGGAAGTCAGATTCGCAACTACTTCCTTCACCCCGACCAACGGGTCAAGGATTCACGAACAGGCCACTACGTCGGCAACTTCGAAAGCGTCATCAACGGCAGCGAGTTACAAGGCTTCTTCGACGCCTTCTTGAGACTCAAAGCGGGCAAAACCGAAGCCATCGCGGACGAGTAA
- a CDS encoding ABC transporter ATP-binding protein has product MSVSSPKIELQDLTLDYSHDGGESMPVLSSFNLTVQQGEFICIVGPSGCGKSTLLNMACGFLKPTSGTVLIDGEPVVGPDPRRIFIFQNNAVFPWLTVDQNIGFGLLDRPDAERERTVAHYVDMVGLTGFERAYPRELSGGMVQRVEIARALAANPDVLFMDEPLGALDFLTRMKMRADLVDIWRQEKKTVLFVTHDVEEAVQLADRVVVLSPRPAEIRTILDVQLPRPRNLDSPEYLRLRDEIFKTMGLDFSSPS; this is encoded by the coding sequence ATGAGTGTTTCGTCACCCAAAATCGAACTTCAAGATTTGACGCTGGATTACTCGCACGATGGCGGCGAGTCGATGCCAGTGTTGAGTTCGTTCAACTTGACCGTCCAGCAGGGCGAGTTCATTTGTATCGTGGGACCGTCGGGTTGTGGTAAGTCGACGCTATTGAACATGGCGTGTGGCTTTTTAAAGCCGACCTCCGGCACCGTTTTGATTGACGGTGAACCGGTGGTGGGGCCCGACCCACGTCGCATTTTTATCTTTCAGAACAATGCCGTTTTCCCGTGGCTGACGGTGGACCAGAACATCGGTTTTGGTCTGCTCGATCGACCCGATGCGGAGCGGGAGCGTACGGTCGCCCACTATGTCGACATGGTGGGGCTAACTGGATTCGAGCGGGCGTACCCGCGAGAGCTTTCCGGCGGGATGGTGCAGCGCGTTGAGATTGCACGAGCGTTGGCGGCGAACCCTGACGTGTTGTTCATGGATGAACCGCTGGGTGCTTTGGACTTCTTGACCCGAATGAAGATGCGAGCCGATCTTGTTGACATTTGGCGGCAAGAAAAGAAGACGGTGCTGTTTGTCACGCACGACGTCGAAGAAGCGGTGCAGTTAGCTGACCGCGTTGTGGTGCTTAGCCCACGCCCGGCTGAGATTCGAACGATTTTGGACGTGCAATTGCCTCGCCCTCGAAACCTGGACTCACCGGAGTATCTCCGGTTGCGAGACGAAATTTTCAAGACGATGGGTCTCGACTTTTCAAGCCCATCATGA
- a CDS encoding ABC transporter permease, which yields MSVRKFLLGLTGIGLFVLAWHCATLGNSRTDVPGPWLAFTGLVELASQGVLWRYVIASVFRVTWGFLLAVIVGIPLGLAIGWSQWIRELLNPLVQSLRPISPIAWLPIAVLVFGGMRWWEPSDLSAIFLIFLASVFPIVTASTSAVEGIDSKYLRAAANFGVGGVSLLRLVILPAALPQILTGLRLAMGIAWVVLVAAEMLGVQSGLGFQINDSRNNLRYDFVVAAMLVISVIGMLLDAIMLRIENMTLTRSGSTSR from the coding sequence ATGTCAGTACGCAAGTTCTTGTTGGGGTTAACCGGCATCGGATTGTTTGTGCTCGCTTGGCACTGCGCGACGTTGGGAAATAGCCGGACGGATGTTCCGGGGCCGTGGTTGGCTTTCACGGGATTGGTCGAGTTGGCGAGCCAAGGTGTGTTGTGGCGATATGTCATCGCGTCGGTGTTTCGGGTGACGTGGGGGTTTTTGTTAGCTGTTATTGTTGGCATCCCGTTGGGGCTCGCGATTGGTTGGTCACAGTGGATCCGCGAACTTTTGAATCCGTTGGTACAATCGCTGCGCCCGATCTCGCCGATCGCTTGGTTGCCGATCGCAGTTTTGGTGTTTGGGGGGATGCGTTGGTGGGAGCCGAGTGATTTATCCGCCATCTTCTTGATCTTCCTGGCTTCGGTCTTTCCGATCGTGACGGCGTCGACGTCGGCAGTGGAAGGCATCGACAGCAAGTACCTTCGAGCGGCAGCCAACTTTGGCGTGGGTGGGGTGTCGTTGTTGCGACTCGTTATCTTGCCGGCGGCTTTGCCCCAAATCTTGACCGGTTTACGGTTGGCGATGGGGATCGCGTGGGTGGTCTTGGTAGCGGCTGAAATGCTGGGTGTGCAATCAGGGTTGGGGTTCCAGATCAATGATTCTCGCAATAACTTGCGTTATGATTTTGTCGTTGCGGCGATGCTGGTGATCTCGGTGATCGGGATGCTGCTTGATGCAATCATGTTGCGGATCGAGAACATGACGTTGACTCGCAGTGGGAGCACATCGCGATGA
- a CDS encoding ABC transporter substrate-binding protein codes for MTQPGKLVIACFAFLATVTLLHAHVNLGMFERADIVSVDGETSVRKSLRVGHLPVTCHLTCPVTSWVSKHSEQHSEFVSWRYTSWPAMTEDIDAGNLDAAFILAPLAMVMQRQGTPVKIVHLGHRDGTAIVVREDSPYQSFEDLRGKRIAIPHRYSNQRILVEKLKDEYRFTNADITMIDYPPPEMPAGLKSGQFEAYIVGEPFAAKAEMDGFGRVLYFTKDIWPDFISCVLVVTERLIERDPELVAELVQGISASGKWIDEGDGRLMAGLREEDSDQVGEVTIPKDFGSSPRMQAAMIAARQEYYNQDPELLKFVLTRPIDRVRYTQLNLAKDDFKEIQQYAEQLGFFSFRPVTADDPFGFEDYCDPSFEQSGMWTLPVGQEGQD; via the coding sequence ATGACTCAGCCTGGAAAACTCGTGATAGCATGCTTCGCCTTTTTGGCGACGGTGACGCTGCTGCATGCTCATGTCAATCTAGGAATGTTTGAGCGCGCCGATATCGTTTCAGTTGATGGTGAAACTTCGGTTCGGAAGTCTTTGCGTGTGGGCCATTTGCCGGTGACGTGCCACTTGACTTGTCCGGTGACGAGTTGGGTTAGTAAGCATTCGGAACAGCATTCTGAGTTTGTTTCCTGGCGATACACCAGTTGGCCGGCCATGACGGAAGACATTGACGCGGGCAATCTGGATGCCGCGTTCATTCTGGCTCCGCTTGCGATGGTGATGCAGCGGCAGGGAACGCCCGTCAAAATCGTGCACTTGGGTCATCGTGACGGTACCGCGATTGTGGTTCGAGAAGATTCGCCGTACCAGTCTTTTGAAGACTTGCGAGGAAAGCGGATCGCGATCCCGCATCGATACTCTAATCAGAGAATCCTGGTCGAGAAGTTGAAGGACGAGTATCGGTTCACCAACGCCGATATCACCATGATTGACTACCCGCCACCTGAGATGCCAGCGGGATTGAAGTCAGGTCAGTTCGAGGCCTATATCGTCGGCGAGCCGTTCGCGGCGAAAGCCGAGATGGATGGGTTTGGTCGCGTTTTGTATTTCACCAAAGACATTTGGCCCGATTTTATCTCATGTGTGTTGGTCGTGACCGAGCGATTGATCGAGCGTGATCCTGAACTGGTTGCGGAGCTGGTTCAGGGGATTTCGGCATCGGGCAAGTGGATTGACGAAGGCGATGGTCGGTTAATGGCTGGGCTTCGCGAAGAGGACAGTGATCAGGTCGGTGAAGTGACGATTCCGAAAGACTTTGGCAGTTCACCGCGAATGCAAGCAGCGATGATTGCGGCGCGTCAGGAGTACTACAACCAAGATCCAGAGCTATTGAAGTTTGTACTGACACGACCGATCGATCGTGTTCGATACACCCAATTGAATCTTGCGAAAGACGACTTCAAGGAGATCCAGCAATATGCTGAACAGTTGGGTTTCTTTAGCTTTCGACCTGTGACGGCGGACGATCCGTTTGGCTTCGAGGACTATTGCGATCCGTCGTTCGAGCAGTCGGGGATGTGGACGTTACCGGTTGGTCAGGAGGGCCAGGATTGA
- a CDS encoding SlyX family protein codes for MSSPSTPSTQPIEDRVTKLEIQLAHTERICEQLNEVVTQLSRDAQERDRLLKRIVEQLKDVKNKMDESGTAEDEKPPHY; via the coding sequence ATGTCATCTCCCTCCACCCCATCTACGCAACCCATCGAAGATCGCGTTACCAAGCTAGAGATCCAACTCGCGCATACCGAGCGGATTTGCGAGCAACTCAACGAAGTCGTCACACAACTTTCACGTGACGCCCAAGAACGCGACCGTCTGCTCAAACGAATCGTTGAGCAACTCAAAGACGTGAAAAACAAGATGGACGAATCAGGCACCGCCGAAGACGAAAAACCACCCCACTATTAA
- a CDS encoding NAD-dependent epimerase/dehydratase family protein translates to MKRVLVTGASGFIGRHLVRHLKLLGYEVRCLVRPESDASVLNDLGVELSVGTLSDVDSLERAVAGTDAVVHLAGLTKSLKVQSLWDANEKGARNVASACAKQSSPPVLISVSSLAAAGPLLLCDKPQSVEKLRDAESTDAKRMWRVDSEKGEIWQGDEIAGFRKRTEFDDPSPISDYGRSKLDGEHAVLALADRVPISIVRPPIVLGPGDRDGLELFKTISKFGIHLVPGIKPSLFSVIHVEDLCQGIAAVLSKGQRATLDQPSVGTYFVSHPNAVLYGRLGDMVGEALGRRGVRCLHVPRGVVRVTGMVNQVMSYLKRQPHIFGIDKSREASTRGFACEVSKLHDECDYIVSVDLATRFRETADWYRENGWL, encoded by the coding sequence ATGAAAAGAGTCTTAGTCACGGGAGCCAGCGGATTCATTGGACGCCATTTGGTGCGTCACTTGAAGCTGCTGGGCTATGAAGTCAGGTGCTTGGTTCGACCAGAATCGGATGCATCGGTACTCAATGATTTGGGCGTGGAACTTTCAGTCGGGACGCTTTCTGATGTGGATTCACTTGAGCGGGCAGTCGCTGGAACGGACGCGGTCGTTCATCTCGCAGGCCTAACTAAATCATTGAAGGTGCAGTCGCTGTGGGATGCCAATGAAAAAGGGGCTCGCAACGTTGCAAGCGCGTGTGCGAAGCAGTCCTCGCCGCCGGTTCTGATTTCGGTATCGTCGCTGGCTGCGGCGGGACCGTTGCTGTTGTGTGATAAGCCGCAATCGGTTGAGAAGTTGCGAGACGCCGAGAGCACGGACGCCAAGCGAATGTGGCGAGTGGATTCCGAAAAGGGAGAGATTTGGCAAGGTGACGAGATCGCTGGCTTTCGAAAACGTACGGAGTTCGACGACCCATCGCCGATTTCAGATTACGGACGTAGCAAGCTTGATGGAGAGCACGCTGTCCTTGCCCTCGCCGATCGAGTCCCGATTAGCATTGTGCGACCGCCGATCGTGTTGGGGCCGGGCGACCGGGATGGACTGGAATTGTTTAAGACGATTTCAAAGTTTGGTATTCATCTAGTTCCGGGCATCAAGCCGTCGTTGTTTTCGGTGATTCACGTGGAAGACCTGTGCCAGGGCATCGCGGCCGTTCTAAGCAAGGGACAGCGTGCGACCCTCGATCAACCGAGTGTCGGGACCTACTTTGTCAGTCATCCCAATGCGGTCTTGTATGGTCGCTTGGGCGACATGGTGGGGGAAGCGCTTGGTCGCCGTGGGGTTCGATGCTTGCATGTTCCCCGTGGTGTTGTCCGGGTCACCGGAATGGTTAACCAGGTGATGAGTTACTTGAAGCGACAGCCACACATTTTCGGAATTGATAAATCCCGAGAGGCGTCGACGCGTGGTTTCGCATGTGAGGTGTCGAAGCTCCACGACGAGTGCGACTACATCGTCTCAGTTGACCTAGCGACGCGGTTCAGAGAAACAGCGGATTGGTATCGCGAAAATGGATGGCTGTAG
- a CDS encoding methyltransferase, with the protein MDLTQLPASDPSVILRYRDRQYAADLIAAAILEFDLFSYLGEHPGVTLPDLCEHFGWLERPADVLMTLCRASGFIETDPHDRSTLTVMGKEFLTAGSPWFLGPYYKPIADSPKLLDYVQILKTGKPANWQAKSDGADWHESMKDEAFANDFTNLMNCRGIAFGQKLAEALHADMLGRKRMLDVGGGSGIYSMTMAARCPELSAVVLEQSPVDEIARREIQRNGLADRVKVQTGDMFVDSWPEEVDVVLLSNLLHDWGREEANAIVRRAADILPVGGLLIIHGAIINAEKTGPLPVAEYSSLLMNITQGKCYSVAEYADMLDPVGLVVKRDAGTIGDRGYVLACKEH; encoded by the coding sequence ATGGACTTAACCCAGCTTCCCGCCAGTGACCCGTCGGTCATTCTTCGATACCGTGATCGACAGTACGCCGCCGACTTAATCGCGGCTGCGATTTTGGAGTTCGATCTTTTTTCCTATCTGGGTGAACATCCGGGCGTCACCTTGCCCGACCTTTGCGAGCACTTTGGGTGGCTGGAGCGGCCTGCGGATGTATTGATGACGTTGTGCCGGGCTAGCGGTTTTATCGAAACCGATCCGCACGATCGCTCAACACTGACGGTGATGGGTAAGGAGTTTTTGACAGCGGGCAGTCCTTGGTTTTTAGGACCTTATTACAAGCCGATTGCGGATTCCCCGAAGTTGCTGGACTACGTGCAGATTCTGAAGACCGGCAAGCCTGCGAATTGGCAGGCGAAGTCAGATGGTGCGGATTGGCATGAATCGATGAAGGACGAAGCATTCGCCAACGACTTCACGAACTTGATGAATTGCCGCGGAATCGCGTTCGGCCAGAAACTTGCCGAGGCTCTCCACGCTGACATGCTGGGACGCAAACGAATGTTGGATGTTGGTGGTGGGTCGGGGATCTACAGCATGACCATGGCGGCACGGTGCCCGGAGCTGTCCGCGGTCGTTCTCGAGCAATCGCCAGTTGACGAAATTGCCCGGCGGGAAATCCAACGCAACGGTTTGGCGGATCGTGTGAAGGTGCAAACCGGTGACATGTTCGTCGACAGTTGGCCCGAGGAGGTGGATGTCGTTTTGCTATCGAATTTGCTTCACGATTGGGGACGGGAGGAAGCCAATGCCATTGTGCGGCGTGCGGCAGACATTCTGCCCGTCGGAGGGCTGCTGATTATCCATGGCGCCATCATCAACGCGGAAAAAACGGGGCCTTTGCCGGTCGCGGAGTACTCCTCGTTGCTGATGAATATCACGCAAGGGAAGTGTTACAGCGTGGCGGAATACGCCGACATGCTCGATCCAGTCGGTCTCGTAGTGAAACGGGACGCTGGCACCATCGGAGATCGGGGGTATGTTCTGGCATGCAAGGAACATTAA